In one Trichosurus vulpecula isolate mTriVul1 chromosome 8, mTriVul1.pri, whole genome shotgun sequence genomic region, the following are encoded:
- the LOC118829319 gene encoding 40S ribosomal protein S19-like, with protein sequence MPGVTVKDVNQQEFVRALSAFLKKSGKLKVPEWVDTVKLAKHKELAPYDENWFYTRAASTARHLYLRGGAGVGSMTKIYGGRQRNGVMPSHFSRDSKSVARRVLQALEGLKMVEKDQDGGRKLTPQGQRDLDRIAGQVAAANKKH encoded by the coding sequence ATGCCCGGAGTCACGGTGAAGGACGTGAACCAGCAGGAGTTCGTCCGGGCCCTGTCCGCCTTTCTAAAAAAGTCAGGGAAGCTGAAAGTCCCCGAATGGGTGGACACGGTCAAGTTGGCCAAACATAAGGAGCTGGCACCCTACGACGAGAACTGGTTCTACACCCGGGCTGCCTCCACGGCCCGGCACCTTTACCTCCGAGGCGGGGCCGGCGTAGGATCCATGACCAAGATTTACGGGGGGCGCCAGCGCAACGGGGTCATGCCCAGTCACTTCAGCAGGGACTCCAAGAGCGTGGCCCGGAGGGTCCTGCAAGCCTTGGAAGGCCTCAAGATGGTGGAAAAGGACCAGGATGGGGGCCGGAAGCTGACACCTCAGGGACAGAGAGACCTGGACAGAATTGCCGGACAGGTGGCAGCTGCCAACAAGAAACATTAA